In the Granulosicoccus antarcticus IMCC3135 genome, TACCGAGCCCACGATCTGTGATGCCGGCACGCTCTGACACTACAATACGGGTTCGTCGGCACAGCAAGCCTGCCAGCTCGGCATAGAGCGCCGGTGTGCGTAAAAATGCGACCACAGAATCAGCCTTCAATCGGCGTATGGCCTGATACAGCCGTATGACTGGTCGAAGATCGAATTTTGAACGTTTATTCAGACATTCGAACGACACACCGGCCGCCTCCAGTCTTGGCAGGTGATGATTAAGCGGCGTATAGGTTATGACGGTGACGCAATGATCCCGCTGATGCAAGCCAATCGCCAAATTCACCAACTGACGCTGGGATCCGCCATTAGCCAGGCTATCGATAAACAGGATGATATTCATGCGCATGAATTAGTTGGGTTGTCAGAGTGATGGCTGATTCGGGCCGTCTTCCGTATTGGGCTGGCGAAATCATGATCAGAATTCACCATATGAACCTGCCCCAGCTCTGTTGTTGAGTCCGGTCGCAGTATGCACGCCTGTGCGGATGTTAATATAACTACTGCTGCACGAATCATATTGCTTCTGCACTAACACTATTCAACATGCTCCTATAACCTGTCCCGACCATTTACCGCGCCGCCCTTATGAGTAATTCATTGTTCGCCTTGCGCACAGCCATCGCGCAATCCGCGATGGCAAGGCGTTTTGCAGGAGCTGCCGCCTGGAGCGTACTGGGTGCCGTCGTGTCGAGTGGCATCAACATGACGTTGATGATGATGGTTGCGCGTATTCTGCCCCAGGACAAGTACGGCCAACTCATTCTACTGCAGAGTACCTTGATGTCTGTGAGCCTGCTGGCCGGCCTGGGCATGAGCGCCGTGGCAACACGCTACACTGCAGCATTACGCTCTCGCGAGCCAGAGCGACTAGCCAGAATACTCGCACTGTGCATCCGAATGACTCTGCTTGGTTCAGTGATAGCAATGCTTAGCCTTCTGCTCTGGGCTTCTCCGGTTGCTACCGGCGTGCTCAGTTCTGTTGATCTGTATGTACCAGTACTGTTATCAGCGCCCTCAGTGCTCTTCCTGACCCTGGACCTTTATCAGAAAAGTGTACTGATCGGTCTCGAGTCGATGAAGCTGGTCGCTTTGTCAACACTGGCCGGGGTGCTCTTAAGCTTGCCAACGATGTTGTTTCTAACCCACCAATACGGCCTTGAGGGTGCCGCAACCGCATTGAGTGCAGCGGCCTTTTATCAAGTCCTGTTCAGCTACCTATCGCTCCGACATGAACGGGTGCGACATGATTTGTCGCGTAATACGGCTCACTGGCGGGGTGAACGTTCTCTGCTTGGCAGCTATGCACTTCCCGCATTGATCGCTGGCGGCCTTGTCGGTCCGGCCCATTGGGCCGTGCAGGCAATACTGGCTGGTCGACCTGATGGATTTACTCAGATTGCGATACTGGGTATCGCCATGCAGTGGTTCAATGTGATCATGTTCATTCCTGGCAATGCCAGCAAGGTGGTGCTGCCCATACTGACTGACAGCCTGACCGGCAACGATCACAAAGGCTCACGCTCTTTGCTTGGATTCTCTATTCTGGCCAATGCCTTGATAGCGATCCCTTTGGCTATTGGCATGAGCCTGTTTGCAACACAGATTTTGCAGCTCTACGGAGATAGCTACAATGACAGCACCTTGCCTTTCCGACTAGCAGTCTTTACTGCGGCAATACTGGCCTGCATCGGCCCCATTGGCACCATGATGTCGGCGGCTTCACGCATGTGGCTGGCAGCCTCGACCAATGCGGCCTGGGCGGCCCTGTACGTCGGCCTTGTCTACCTGCTGTTCGGTGACAGCGCAGCCGGGGTCACTCAAGCATTGATCATCGCGTACGTATTTCATACAATCTGGACTATCCTGTTTGCCCGCGTACACCTACGCCAGATTGCCAACGCCACCGCACATTCGGCAACACAGGCCCCCGACAAGTGAAGTCACACAAGCAAATTACCTCCGACGCAAGCTGGTCAAGCTGCGCCCAGCGTGTCGTGATCTTTGTCGATGATTATCTGGATTTTGATGGTCGTTACTCGATAGGTGGACGACAGCGTTTCACACGAGATCTGGCACTATTGATTCGTGCCTGGGGACGTGAGGTGGTCATCGTACAAAAAGCTCGTAAAGGCTTTGAACTAGAGTGCCCGGCAGGCATCTCAGTGATCGGCCTACCCGCAGCATTGCGTGTCAGAGGGGATCTTCTCTTCTGGAAAAAAGCGCAGGTGGTTGCCCGCCCAGGTGATGTTTTCCTGTACGCCTCTGGTGATGAGGTGTGGCCGTTTTTCCTTCCCAATGCCAAAGCCATACAACATGGAATCTCATGGGACGGTGATCAGAAAGCCTGGTTTAGAAGCCTGCAAGGCTTCCGTGCGCTGGGTATGGCACGCAAGGTCCGCAGCATACTGTGTGTCGACACCAACTACATCAACTGGTTACGCTGTCAGGGCAACGAAGGCTATCGGCTAACCAGCAAGTGCGAATACATTCCCAACTATGCTGATCTACAACATGTGCCAATCAGCGAAAAGTCCTCGGAAGAGCCCATGGCCATCATATCTGCGCGCCGCAATAGCGAGTTCCGAGGCCTTGACCTGTTCATTGAAGCGCTGGGAATGTTGCAGGCTCAATCTATCAACTTTACTGCGCATATCAGCACTAATCAGGGACATGACGATCTGCAGGCACGCGCCAGGGAACTGGGCTTTGCAGATCGACTGACCACCAGTATGGATTCGATGGACGAGGTGTTGGCACGTTACCGCGACTTTGATGTCGCAGTGATTCCTACCCGCTGGTCGGAGGGTACAAGTCTGGCCTGCGTCGAGGCACTGACGGCAGGGCTGGCGGTAGTCACGACCCCTGTTGGCGGATTGGCCAACCTTGTAATCCCCGGATTCAACGGGTATGTCGTACCACCGGTTGCAGAACGTATTGCCGAGTCTCTTGCAGAGCTCGACTCTACAAGCAAGCGGCAACAGATGCGTGTCAATGCACTCTCTATGCGACCAGCGTTGGGTATTGATGCCTGGCAGGCTTCCGTACAAAAATGGCTCGAGGCTTGAAGCGGCGAATCTTTCTTACCTCCGCCGCCAGACTCGCCCTGCTTTCGGGCGTAAAGCTATCGACTGAGATAAACGCCTCCGAAGATACCGCCAACTCATCTCACCCCGTCACGGCCTCACCTGAACAGATCGCCTCACCTGAACAGATCGCCTCACCTGAACAGATCGCCTCAGACGAAACGCTCGAGCCGATTGATGAGCAAACGCCCGAAAGCTATCTGCCTCCAGCAGTCAAACCGTTGCGGGTAGCACCGGGACTCGAGGGTTTCGGCACCGATACGACAGGCGGGCGTGGTGGCAAAATCCTTGTCGTTACCAATCTGAACGAATCAGGCCCGGGCTCGTTCCACGAAACGATGCAAACATCGGGGGACCGTATCATCCTGTTTGATGTGTCGGGCGATATTGCAATGGGACCATTTTCAGATATGGCTCCGGGCAAGGTGTCCATCTATGGCCAATCGGCACCCGGCGAAGGCATTTCCATCAATTGCCGCCAGGATCACATCGGAACCCCCTTATCCGTCAGCACTGACGATGTTCTCATTCAGCATTGTCGCTTTCGCCCGGGAGCTGCGATCGCCACCAATAGCGATCGACGTGCCCTGAATATCGGCAGCAGTAGTCGCACCGTGAAAAATGTGGTCATTGACCATTGCTCACTATCATGGAGCACTGATGGGCAGCTGGATATCTGGTACGACACTCACGACATCACCATCAATCGCTGCCTGATTTACGAATGCCTGTTCAATTCGACCAGCGGCCCGGGCAAACAGTCTTATGCGGTCGTTATGGGTGGCGGCGCCAGTCGAATCAGTATTATCAACTGTGTACTGGCAAACGGGGACTATCGCTTCCCGGCTATCTTTGCCGTCACTGATCTGGATTTGTTCAACAACCTGATTTACGGCTATACCTTTGTGGGCACTATCGCCCAATGCCAGTATTCTGAGGTAAACGTAACGGGCAACATCGAACAGAACCTGTACATAGATGCAGCGCAAACCGCCTATGCCGATATAGATGGACTGGTCAATGCCGAGTCATCCGCCAATATACGTCTCAACGTCAAAGACAACGGGCTGATTCTCGGTCCGGATTCAACCACGATAGAGCCAATCAGGGTTTATCAAGGCGCCCCTGTCACCGACCCGACAAGCCATCCAGATTGGTCCGCAGCCGCTACCCCCGCGCCACGCCCCGCTCTGATTCCGCTAAATCAACTGGAAGCCAATCTGCTTGCAGATGTGGGTGCGACGGCACCAACACGTGATGCTGCCGATACTCGAATCATTGCGCAAATTCGATCACGTTATGTGCAGCTCGTGGATCTGGTTGACGGCGATATCCTCACCCCTGATAACGCTGCCAGTGTCGGCACGAACCGGGACGTGACGCGCCCGCAATTGGCAGGCGGCCCGTCCAGACTCGGTTCTGCACCGGACTATGTACCCGATAGCTGGAAGAGGGCTAATGGTCTTCAGACTTCAGACAATGCAGCAAACACAGACAGCAACAGTGATGGCTACCTGGATATCGAAGACTGGCTCGCCTCTCTTACGATCAAACACTAAGTCCGATACTGCGTCGTTTGCGTCGTCGTCGACGCTGCTGGTTTTCAACCTGAAAGTCCGGATTGTTGAACAGAGATCGTTCACCATTTTGCCGAAGTATGGTAATGCAGGCCAGCATAACGGCAGGTGTCAGCATCTGGAATTTGGCGTTGAACGATACCAGAGCCATGTCATAAGCCATGAAGGACAGCAACATCAGACCGAACAATAGCTTGAATCGCCAGACACGCATTGACAGGATAGCTCGCAATATCAGTCCGTAGAATGACAACATGCAAATCAATCCGATCATCCCGACGGACGACATTATCTCCAGGTAATTATTGTGCGCGTAGGAGACATTCAAAGACTGGAAAGCGCCGATCCCATTACCTAACAATGGCCGTTCGCTATACAAGGCATAGGCTGCGCGTGCCAGATCTGCACGTTCATCGACACTGCCGTCGTCATTCTCCGCACCCGACTCCATGCGGTTGTAGACCATTTCGGCTACGTTGGCAAAGTCGACATCACCACTGATAACCAGTTTGCCCAGGCTGCCCGAACTGACAACCAGATAAGCTGCCACAACTACGCCGATCAGCGGAACAGCAATAACAGGCTTGAAGAAGGCAGTCAGGAACACCCAAAGCAACAGGGCCGCCACCAGGACAATAGCCGTCCGCGACCCTGTCAGGTAGGTGACGAACACAGCGACCACACAGATCGCCAGCAAAGCCAGAATCTCAACCATTTTCTTGGCCGCCACACTACGACGCCCTGCTACCGACACAATATGAACATAACCAAAAAATACGGTGACATGTCCGATATACCCCATCAGGTTCGATTGATTGATGGAACCAAGGAAGCGAATCCCTACTTCACTAAGGTTCAAGTTGACCAAACCCAATGCCATCAACAAATTGAAGCCGATCGCCGCGTATAAACCGATGAAAAAAGCAGTGGCGTTGCCAAAATGTATGATGATGTTGTACACGACAAACATACTGACCAGAATCAGCGCCATGGTGCGCACCATACCAATGGAAAAATTCTGATCGACTGACCAGAAAATTGATGCAACGGACAGAGCCACCAGCACGGTGTAGGCAATGAATGGTGCAGGGAACTTGGGCTTGACCCTGACGATCAACGCATAAAGACCATAAGCCCCTACCATCACGACGTTGATCAGGTAGAGAAACGGTAAAAACAACTCGTTATCAAACACCACCAATGCAAACGCATACAGCGCCAGCATGCCACTGAAAAACAAGCTAATCACTTGGAATTTTCCATATCATTATTCTTCATGGTTGGCGTGCACCGCGCGCACTACCTGTCTGACCCGGAAAACCGAGCATGCTTACAGACTATGGTAGCCGAACTTCAATGAAGGATCAGTCAAACAACCCGTAATTCTGCCAAGTGTTGTCAAAATTGGCCAGATCCGGAAAGACAGAAGCAATGTCAGCATTCGACAAGCCCATCCAGGAAGCCAGTGCGGCCCCGTACTGATTGACCGAAATCGACGGTATGACGCGGCCCTTGTCACCCGTATCATCATCACCACCAATGACATAGCTGGGCCAGTCACCGATCAGTTTCTTGCCATTCACAGCACCACCAAGCACAAGATAGTGCCCGCCCCAGCCGTGGTCCGACCCATCACCATTGACCGTCAAGGTACGACCGAAGTCTGAAGCGGTAAACGTGGTGACTTCCTGCGCCACGCCCAGACTCGCCAGCTCTTGTTGAAAACTGCTCAAGCCTTTGTCCAGG is a window encoding:
- a CDS encoding oligosaccharide flippase family protein encodes the protein MSNSLFALRTAIAQSAMARRFAGAAAWSVLGAVVSSGINMTLMMMVARILPQDKYGQLILLQSTLMSVSLLAGLGMSAVATRYTAALRSREPERLARILALCIRMTLLGSVIAMLSLLLWASPVATGVLSSVDLYVPVLLSAPSVLFLTLDLYQKSVLIGLESMKLVALSTLAGVLLSLPTMLFLTHQYGLEGAATALSAAAFYQVLFSYLSLRHERVRHDLSRNTAHWRGERSLLGSYALPALIAGGLVGPAHWAVQAILAGRPDGFTQIAILGIAMQWFNVIMFIPGNASKVVLPILTDSLTGNDHKGSRSLLGFSILANALIAIPLAIGMSLFATQILQLYGDSYNDSTLPFRLAVFTAAILACIGPIGTMMSAASRMWLAASTNAAWAALYVGLVYLLFGDSAAGVTQALIIAYVFHTIWTILFARVHLRQIANATAHSATQAPDK
- a CDS encoding O-antigen ligase family protein; translation: MISLFFSGMLALYAFALVVFDNELFLPFLYLINVVMVGAYGLYALIVRVKPKFPAPFIAYTVLVALSVASIFWSVDQNFSIGMVRTMALILVSMFVVYNIIIHFGNATAFFIGLYAAIGFNLLMALGLVNLNLSEVGIRFLGSINQSNLMGYIGHVTVFFGYVHIVSVAGRRSVAAKKMVEILALLAICVVAVFVTYLTGSRTAIVLVAALLLWVFLTAFFKPVIAVPLIGVVVAAYLVVSSGSLGKLVISGDVDFANVAEMVYNRMESGAENDDGSVDERADLARAAYALYSERPLLGNGIGAFQSLNVSYAHNNYLEIMSSVGMIGLICMLSFYGLILRAILSMRVWRFKLLFGLMLLSFMAYDMALVSFNAKFQMLTPAVMLACITILRQNGERSLFNNPDFQVENQQRRRRRKRRSIGLSV
- a CDS encoding glycosyltransferase family 4 protein translates to MKSHKQITSDASWSSCAQRVVIFVDDYLDFDGRYSIGGRQRFTRDLALLIRAWGREVVIVQKARKGFELECPAGISVIGLPAALRVRGDLLFWKKAQVVARPGDVFLYASGDEVWPFFLPNAKAIQHGISWDGDQKAWFRSLQGFRALGMARKVRSILCVDTNYINWLRCQGNEGYRLTSKCEYIPNYADLQHVPISEKSSEEPMAIISARRNSEFRGLDLFIEALGMLQAQSINFTAHISTNQGHDDLQARARELGFADRLTTSMDSMDEVLARYRDFDVAVIPTRWSEGTSLACVEALTAGLAVVTTPVGGLANLVIPGFNGYVVPPVAERIAESLAELDSTSKRQQMRVNALSMRPALGIDAWQASVQKWLEA